The nucleotide sequence AAAAATACCGAAATATCTGCAAATAGAACATCATATTCAAACTGCAAGAAATTAAAGACgaagaaatttttgaaagaagttagaggaaagaaataaaatatcttacctACAGAACAAAGATTAGAACTATCTCCTATTCCTTATCAAATAAAAAgagagtgaaatgaaatatttaacgTGTTGAAAGAAGTTGGGCACAGTTGTACATGCCTTGAATCTCAGCTATtaaggagtctgaggcaggaggatcacaagtttgaggccagcatgggaaACTAgcaagacctgtttcaaaatacaaaataaaatggtctggacactgtagctcagcggtagagtccctgggttcaatctccagtgccgcaataaacaaagaaacaaatattgaaaggaaaaatattaccAATATAGAATTCTGTATTCAGTGAAATTCTTCTTCCaaagtgaaggagaaataaagatgatctcagacaaacaaaaactatgATTATTTATAGTCAGTAGACCTGCCTTGTAAGatatattttttgagttcctcAAATAAAACGAAAACCATATAAAGACACTTGGATCTGTATGAAAAAAGGAAGGgtaaaaggagggaaaaagaatAACTGAGGTGGCTGCATCACAGGAGGCGCATGGCGGGGATGGTGCTGGCACGGGCCTGGAAGCAGATGTGCTGGTTCTACTACCAGTACCTGCAGGTCACAGCGCTTTACATGCTGGAGCCCTGGGAGCGGACTGTGTTCAATTCCATGCTGGTTTCGATTGTGGGGATGGCACTGTACACCGGATACGTCTTCATGCCCCAGCACATCATGGCGATTTTACACTACTTTGAAATTGTACTATGACCATGATGTAACCAAGATCTAGAGGTTCTTTGGGGAAGATCCACCCTATGAAGTTGGAATGAGACTTCATCAGATGTCCTAAGAAAAACTACCAGATGTCAACATAACCAACCTTATAAACACAAGACTAAAATCCATGAGTAGAACAGGAAAATCATCCTGACTCATGcattgtgttctttatttttaattttaaaagaggcTCTTGTATAGtagtttttgtctattttaacATTGTAGTCATTTGTACTTTGATATCAGTATTTTCTTAACCTTTGTGACTGTTTCAATATTACCCTGTGAAAGTTTTTCTTAATGTAACTTTGAGTACATTTTAATTGCCTTCTATTTTAAAACCCAAAGTCATTAGTTGGGCTCTACTGTTCTTGCTATTGTATGGTATATACATCTGCCTGGATATATTTCTACTCTTGACCAAAGTTTTGTAAGAAACAATACACAATTTGGGGCAGGGGCATGGGAGGGAGGATATTTTATTGAGAACTACTTACAAAAGACTTCTCTGTAagcttgaactcaggagtacaGTTTAGCTATCTAGACTCTTAACAGCTTTTGCTTTAAAAGTATTGAAGCATTTCTTAGCAATGGAAAGTAAAAGATcttgctaaaattaaaataaggaacactttaccttttaaatatttattcattatgtgGATCTATTTCTAGAAAACTTTGGTGATGATTCTTGACAACAGATGGTGAAATAGCATTATTATGTAATGCTTGTATATACTGTAGAGTTTTTAAGAGAAGGTATATCAGTTTCCTCCAAGGGCCACTGTTAACAGTATATGTACTTCCTTAAATTTAGTTTTCATGATTGTAATGGGTGCTGCAAATGCATTTGCACATTGCAATAAGATGTGATGAGATGTATTGTTAAAAACTATAGCAGCAAAAAGAAGTGTAAACTTATAAACTTAGTTAAAATCCTTTgactctttgtatttttttaaagattttattccttaaatgtaaaatgactaCCTAATTTTTGATGTAAACTCATTaaattcaaagagaagaaaaataaaaaaaaagaataactgaatTGTCTAGCAGATAACTATTCAAAGTAATCATAACAAAAATGTGTTGGATGATTATAGCATATGGATCAGGAAATGAACGATGTCAATATTATAAGGGACAGCTGAGGAATTTGAGATACGCTACTATAAGATATCTGCCATACTCATGAAATAGTACAGGGTTATTTGAAAGTAGACTTAGATTAATTGTAAACACCTGTTGCAAATTCCAGGCAACCactaaactctttttttaaaagaagtataatTGATATGCTaaaagaggagaggaaatggaataacataaaattctcagttaaaattagaaaaggcagaagaagaggaggatatatttaaaaagaaacaaagagcaaACACAATGAATAAAAAGTCATGAATTTGATATCTATCCAACTATATCAATAACCACCTTAAATGTGAATGTTCTACATATACCAGTTAAAATACAGACACTGTCAGAGTAATTAAAAGAAGACCCCAAAATATGTTGTTTCTACAAGAAAACTGTGCTAAATATTAAGACACAGAGAGGTGGAAAATAACAGGATAAAGAAAGATATACCATGCTAACACTGATAAGGTTGCTGTAGTTATATTAAACTCCAAACAaagcaaatataagaaaaaggaaattatcagaTATAAAGatggatataattttaaaggaatcAATTattcaagaagatataacaattctTAAAGTGTACATCCAACCACAGAGTAGCAAATACTTTAGGTAAAATTGGATAGAAATTTTATAGTTGGATTGTTCAACTTATGGATGGAAAGGCAATCAAAATCAGTGAGGGTATGGTTGATTGGATCAACACTAGCAAATACCCAGATCTAAAGGATATTTCTAGAAAACTCCATCCAACACAATGAAATAAACGTTCTTCTCTAGTCACATGGAACACTTGCCAAGAGAATTCACACTATAGGGaataaaatgtatcttaaaatttcaaaattagaaataatacaaatatatcctcagaccacaatggaatcaaactaaaaatccagAAGAGAAAGAGCTGAAAATTCCCCAAATACTTGGGGATAAAGCAAAACCACTTACAGGAATTAAAGAAGACatctcaaaagaaattaaaaaaatatgttgaacTAAATGAAAAGCCACCTTGTCAAGATTTGTGAATTCTGTAAAAACATTtgttagagggaaatttatagcattgatgcatacattagaaaagaataaagatctCAGGTCAGTAGTCTAAGCTTCCACATtacaatataaaggaaaaaaagcctAAATAAAgcacaagaaaggaaacaataaaaatttgagcAGAAATCTACAAAgttgtaaaaaaggaaaacaatggagAATATCAATGTagtaaaaactgttttttttttaaagaatagaagaaagatcagtggggAAGAcaaggggaatgagggaagggatGTGGGATGCGGTAGGGAGTGACTGTAATGAATCTGATCTAACTTTCCTGTGTGCACATATGAGTATACTTTAATGaatttcaccatcatgtacatccacaaaacactaattaaaaaaaaaaaaaaacctataagtaaatagcagaaagatcagcagagtagaggcAAGGAAACAGGGAGGTAGAGGgatggaaggggaaggggaagtaatggggactgaactagaataaattatatttcatgcttctataattatgtcaaaatgaattatatcataatttataactaaaaagaaccagtaatttaaaaaaagatagccaaaaaataactgtttcttttttgaaaggGTAAAACAAAGTTAATAAATCTCTAGTAAGTCTTACCAAGAGAACAAagggagaaaatacaaattactaaTATGAGAAATCAAGGAAGGGATCAATACTGATCCCTGGACACTTGAAGGACAATAAAGACATGAACAACTCTATGTCTACAGAGTAGATAACTTAGGTGAATGGACTAAATCCTTGAATGATAAACTATCAAAACTGACACAAACAGAGGTAGATAATCAGGTAGAAAATAGAATTAGGCCAGTATTTTTCAAAGTTAATCTTCCAAAACAGAAATTACCAGGCTCAGATTGTTTCTCCAGTGAGCTTATTAAGCATTCAGGAAAGAAATTACACTCATTCTCTGCAATCTCTTTCAGAAGGAAAAAGTGCCCCACCTCATACTGTGAGACTGGCATTATTCTAATACCAAGACCAAAGAGAGTACAAGAAAAGgcaactatagaccaatatctcttATGAACATAGATAACAataatccttaacaaaatataatCAAATCAAATCTAACAATGTATACAAAATACTATACACCCCAGCCGAGTGGCATTTATTCAAGGTATGCAAGGCTGACTCCACAAGTGAGTCAGTGTCATCTACCACATCAgtaggctaaaaaaaaaaaaaaaaaaaatcatatgatcatattAATTGattcaggaaaagcatttggcaaaagcCAGCAATGACTCATGACAAATTTTCGGTAAATTAGGAATAGAGGGGCATTTTCTCAATTTGATAAAAAAGATCTACAAAAGACCCTAATTCATGGTAAGAAACTGAATgctttttgttatggtttagatatgtgccccccaaaagctcatgtgtaaggcaatgcaagagggtttgaaggtgaaatgattgggttatgagagccttaacccaattttcaaattaatccttgatagggattaactga is from Sciurus carolinensis chromosome 13, mSciCar1.2, whole genome shotgun sequence and encodes:
- the LOC124963637 gene encoding serine palmitoyltransferase small subunit A-like — encoded protein: MAGMVLARAWKQMCWFYYQYLQVTALYMLEPWERTVFNSMLVSIVGMALYTGYVFMPQHIMAILHYFEIVL